The Thermotoga neapolitana DSM 4359 sequence CGGGGTGGGTCCCCCCACCCCTTTTCTGGGGGTGTGTTATGAGAGGAAAATGGATTCCCTTTCTTCTGATACTCCCTGCAGTTCTTTACCTTGTTGTTTTGATGGGATATCCTCTCTTTGAAACGTTCAGACTCGCTTTTACAAGCAACGAGGGGTTTTTCGGAAACTTCAAGCGTCTCATGGAGAGTGGAGAGTTCTGGAACGCCATGAAGAACACACTACTTCTCACAGCGGTGATCGTTCCAGCCCAGCTCATTCTTGCCCTGGGACTTGCTCTCTTTGTGAACTGGAAGTTCAGAGGTTACACGATGATCCTGTACTTCATAGCGATTCCACTTGCCCTGAGTGACGTCACAGCGGCCCTCATGAGTTACACGATATTTTCACCCAACGGATATTTGAACAAGATCCTCATGAGTCTGAACCTGATAGAAAGGCCTCTTTATTTCTTTGGGTACATGTTCAAGGCCAGAGAATTCTGGGTGATAGCCCTCACAGAAATCTGGAGAGCAACACCGCTTGTTTTCATCATCATCCTTGCTGGTCTTCAGTCGATAAACAGGGAATACCTGGAAGCTGCCGATCTGTTCGGTTTTTCCAGATGGAAGAAGTTCACAAAGATCATACTTCCGCTTTTGAAGCCATCCATCATGTCGGCACTTCTTCTGAGGACCCTCTTTGCGTTTCAGATATTCGGTGTCGTGTGGCTTCTTGCGGGAAGGGACATCCCGGTTCTGGCTGGTGAAACCTACTACTGGTACACCTTCATGAACGACCCGAAGATGGCCAGCGCTTATGCACTGGTGATCGCCCTCGTTACGATCATCGTCAGCTGGTTCTACATAACGTTCCTCAGGGCAAAACACCTGGAGGGGGCGCGATGATGAGAAGATTTTTCATCGTCTTTCTATCTGTGATCGTATCTCTGTGGTTTTTGACTCCGGTGTTCTTCATCGTCCTTGCATCACTCACACCTTCGTCGGATTACTACGATCCGCACAGGATATTCCCGAGCAGTCTCACCCTTGATCATCTCTACAAACTCTTCGTCACACTGGGAGGTGGTAAGGCAACGCTGACCAGTATCCAGGTGGCCCTCGTTTCGATAGGAATTTCGTTTCTTCTTGGGCTTCCCGCTGGATACGCCCTCACAAGGTATGTCTTTCCGGGAAAGAATGCCATCAGGCTCTCCATGCTCATGACAAGATCGATTCCCCTCATCGTGGTCGCAGTTCCTCTTGTGGTTCTTTACATGAGACTGAATCTTGCAGACACCACACTCGGTGTGGCACTGGCACACGCTTCGATGATACTGCCCTTTGTTGTTCTCATCACCTCCAGTGTGTTTTCCGGGATCTCTGTTGAATACGAGGAGGCGGGGATGGTCTTCGGATTGAGCAGGTTCCAGGCTTTTTTGAGAATCACACTTCCCCTTGCACTTCCTGGGCTCGCCGCTTCTGCCATATTTGCCTTTATCATGTCTTGGAACGAAGTCTTTGCCTCTTCGATTCTGACACTGACGAACAGAACGCTTCCCGCACACATCCTCAACACCGCCATGGCATCACCCGATTACTTCAAGTTCGCTGCGGGAACGATCATGGCGATCCCTGCAATGGTGTTCATATTCTTCATTCGAAAGTACCTCGTGAGCATGTGGGGTATCACCTTAAAGTGAGAGGTGATAGAAATTGGCTCAGGTGAGAATAGAAGGAGCGAAAAAGTACTTCGGGAACGTGAAGGCACTCGATGGTATCGACCTCACCGTGAACGAAGGAGAATTCCTCGTTCTGCTGGGGCCTTCAGGATGTGGAAAAACCACCCTCTTGAGATGCATAGCGGGCCTTGAGCAGGTAACAGAGGGAAGAATCTTCTTCAACGACCGTGAGGTGACGAACCTTGCACCGAAAGACAGGAACATCTCAATGGTTTTCCAGAGTTACGCAGTCTGGCCCCACATGAAGGTGAGAGACAACATAGGGTATCCCCTCAAACTCAAGAAGGTTCCAAAGGAAGAGATCGAAAGGAGGGTGAACTGGGCGGCAGATCTTCTTCACATATCAGAACTTCTCGACAGATACCCCGCACAGCTTTCGGGAGGTCAGAGACAGAGGGTTGCCGTTGCCCGCGCGATCGTTCATGAACCAGAAGTGCTCCTGATGGATGAACCCCTTTCGAATCTCGATGCTCTCCTTCGTGTGAAAATGAGAAGCGAATTGAAAAAACTCCAGGAAAGAATCGGTGTTACAACAATCTACGTGACCCACGATCAAACGGAAGCGATGACAATGGGAGATAGAATCGCCGTGATGAATCAGGGAAAACTCCAGCAGGTGGGAACACCCTCTGAGATATACCATCATCCTGTGAACATCTTCGTTGCAGGATTTGTGGGATCACCGCAGATGAACTTTCTGGAGATGGAAGTGAAATCTCGGGGAACCAGTATCTTCCTTGAGAAAGATGCCATATCGATTCCCCTGAAGACCGATCCAAAGATTTCAAGGGTTGTCCTCGGTATTCGTCCCGAAAACGTCTACCTGGAAGAGAGACCAAACACCGTCAGACTGGAAGGAGAGGTCTATTTTGCCGAAAAACTCATGTCGGACACGATACTCCACCTGAACGTTGGGACTGAGAAAATCGTTGCGAAGATCCCCGGTGATGTTGATTTCAAAAGTGGAGAAAAAGTTGAATTCTTCATAGATCCTGAGAAGATACACCTTTTCCATCCGGAAACAGGAGAGAGGCTTTCATGAAGGAAAAGGTGATCGTCCACAATCACTGGGACAGGGAGTGGTTCACCACATCCGAGGTGACCTCCCGCTGGCTGGGAGAGTTTTTTTTCAGAGTGAAGGACCTTTCTGAGAGAAATCCAGACTTTGTCTACGTGATGGACGGCCAGACGGCCGTGATCGAAGACCTTCTCACGGAAAACCCGCAGGTGGAGGAAGACCTCAAAAAACTGGTTGAAGAAGGGAAGTTGCTGATAGGACCCTATTACACGCAGATAGACTGGAGGATACCAAAAGAGCCGTCCATACTGAAAAATCTGGAGATAGGGTTGAAGGATTCTGAAAGATTCGGAAAGTGCATGAAGGTGGGATGGCTTCTTGACAACTTCGGTCACATATCTCAGGGCCCACAGTTGCACAGACTGTTCGGTATAGAGAAGGTCTTTCTCTGGCGGGGTGTTTCTTTCGAGAACGACGAGATCTCCCAGGAGTTTCTCTGGAAAGGAAGCGATGGCACAGCGGTTCAGGCCATATTTCTTGTGGGAGGCTACAGAAACCTGTACAACCTGAAAGAGACGAAAGAGATGGCAGAGAAAAGACTGAAGCACGAAAAGAAAAAACTGGAAAGGTTCTCAAGATCTGGTGAGGTGCTACTTCTCGATGGATACGATATAGACCTCTCTCCAGAAGATCCCCAGGAGTATCTGAGGATTAAGATCGTCTCGCCAGAAGATTTCCCTGAAAGGTTTCCCGGGGACGTACCTGTTCTTTCTGGAGAACTCCTTTCTGGAAGATACGCCTGCACCTTTCCGGGAACACTTTCCACCAGGGTGTATCTGAAACTGGAAAGCGACCTCATCGAAGATCTTCTGAAACTGGAGGATATCCTTTCTGCCCTGAACGGTGAAAAGCCTCAGGAAATCCTGTGGAGGGAGTACCTGAAGACCCTTGCGCACGACAACATCTGTGGAGTGTGTGTGGATCCTGTCCATGAAAAGATGGGGAGAACATACAGGAAGATGTACTTTCTTTTAAAAAGATCCGTGGAAGAAAAGTTGAAAGAACTTTCCGGGAAAGCAAGACTGAAAAGTGGTCTTTATGTTTTTTCTCTTTCTCCGTTTCCTTACAATCACTGGTACTGCGACGGTGAGAGAACAGTTCGGCTAAGAACAGACGGTGCGGGATTTTTCAGAGCCGAAACCGCCAGTCAGAAGAGAGAGTCGAACAAGGCCCTGTCGTGGAAGAACGACTACTACGAGGCACACTTTGAAAAAGACGGCTCTCTTCTCCTGAACGGAAAAAGAGCAGGTGTTTTGAATCTGTTCGAAGAAAAGGGTGATACCTACTCCACCTTCGTTGAAAAAACGGATTTCTCCGTGATTCTGAGAAGACTTGAGATCGTCTCCAGAACGGAACATTCCATGGTTGTTGAGATGGAAAGATCTGTTCAGTCACACCTGTGCCATGTTGAAACGAAAGAAAGAATCGTCTTCGATGAAACACCACTTGTGAAATGGAATCTGGTTCTGGACACAAAAGGGAAGAACTACAAACTTTCGATGAGTTACGAGACAGGAACAGGAGAGATCTTTGCAAAGATGCCCTTCGATGTGGTGAAAAGAAAGGAAAAAGACGATTGTCTACTACCAGAATCACTCCCTGAGAGTTTGAAGGGGATTCTTCTTGCAGCAAGAGAGACGGGTGTGGTGAGGGAATTTCCATTCCAGGGTTTTGTCTCCATATACGATGGCAAAATGTCGAAAACCTTCCTTGCAAAAGGTCTGAGAGAGTACTGGATGGAGAACAAAAGGGTGCACGTAACACTTGTGAGGTCGATCGAGTGGATAGCAAAGGATGTAAAGGGCAGAGTGGGGGACGCAGGTCCCATGATGTACGTTCCCGGAGCAAAGTGTGAGGGAAGCTTTTCGATGAGGCTTTCCTTTATGGAACTTGAGAGCCATCCAAGAAGCGAGGAGTTCTTCAGGTGGTACACCCTCTTTGACTGTCCTCCACTGTTTCTAGAGATCGAATCCGATGGAGAAGAAAGCGAACGTGTCCTTTTCAAATCAAAACTCCCGTGGGTTGGTGTGAAGGACTCTTCCCTCTGGGTCTTCAATCCATATCTGGAAGAAGTGGAAGGTTTAAAACCCCTTCAGATAGGAACAAGACGGATCGAACCGCTCTCTGGTGCGGTGCGACCTTCTGAACTGTCCATCTTGAACTTTCCGGAGTTTCCCGTTCTGCGTCTTGAGAGTTCACCAGAAGACGAAGCGGTGGACCTTTTGAAAAAGACCATTTCTGAACTCGACGCGGAAGCCTCCAGGCTCTCTGGAAAAGATGACGTGAAGTCAAAACACAGGTACTTTTCTCTTCTCAGAACGAAGAAAGAAATGGAACTTTCACTTTTTCACCTTCAGAGCGAGGAAAAACTGGCAAGGGAGTTGAACGAACTTCGAATGAAGAGAAGAACCTACGATTACCTGCTGGAACTCTTTGAAAGCGAGGAGAAAGCATGAAGATAGCCCTCCTTCACTACCGCGGTGGTCTCATGGACGGTGTTTCTCTCGAAATGGAGAAGTGGAAGAAGGTCCTGACGAGGATGGGACATGAGGTTCACATCGTGGCAGGAAACAGAAAAGAAGGAGTCGACGTGGTCGTGGAGGAGATCGGGTTTGAAAATCCAGACTTCGCTATGATGAACAGGAACTTCTTCGGAGGTGTGACGGATTTCTCCAATGAAGAGGATTTTCTGAGTTTTATGAAAAAAAAAGAGGAAGAACTCTTCCATACTTTAAGTGAGGTTTTGGAAGATTACGATCTTGTTGTTCCGAACAACATCTGGTCCCTGGGACTCTTTCCACCACTCGGCCTTGCCCTTTCGAAACTGAAAAAGAAATTCATCGCACACCACCACGATTTCTGGTGGGAGCGAAAGCACCTGATTCCAAAAAGCGAAAGGTTGAGAGAGATACTGGAAAGACACTTCCCACCGGATCTTCCAAATGTGAAGCACGTGGTCATAAACTCGATCGCAAAGAAAGAACTTCAGAAAAGAAAGGGCATAGATCCAGTTGTGGTGCCGAACGTTATGGATTTTGAAAGGCCACTTACCTCCGAAGATATGTATCACAGGATGAGAGAAGAACTCGGTATAGATCCGGGAACGATCGTTGCCCTTCAGGCAACAAGGATCGACAAAAGAAAAGCGATCGAACTTTCAATAGACGTTGTGGCTTTATTGAAAAGGACCCTGAAGAGAAAAACTCCTCTATACAACGGCAGTGTGTTCAGTGGCGAGATTGTCCTCGTGTTTTCCGGTCTCTGTGAAGACGTATCTTACCTTGAAGAGTTGAAAGAGTACGCTTCCCTGAAAAGTGTTCCACTTTTGATCTTCAGCGAGAGGGTGAAAGAAGACACCTCATTTTTCTGGAAACTCTACAACGTTGCCGATTTTGTCACGTATCCCACCATCCTTGAGGGGTGGGGAAACCAACTCCTTGAAGCGATAGCGGCGAAAAAACCTGTTGTTCTTTTCGAGTACGAGGTGTTCAGGTCCGACATAAAACCGGTGGGGTTGAGGTACATCAGTCTGGGAGAGCGATTTTTCAGAAGAGAAAATCTTGTGAAGGTTGAAGAGAGCGTTCTGCAGAAAGCGGTGGAGGAACTGTCAAAACTTTTGTGTGATCCTTCTCTTTACAGAGAAACGGTGGAGCACAACTTCGAAGTGGGGAAGAAGCACTTCAGTCTGGAAAGACTGAAAGAGATACTGAGCAGGGAGGTATTGGTATGAAGGTTGTCGTTGGGATACCCAGTTTCAACAACGCAGAGACGATTTCCCACGTTGCAAAAGTGGCGGCGAAGGGTATCATGGAGTTCTTCGATGGAGACGGCATGATCGTGAACTCGGACGGTGGCTCGTCCGATGGTACAAGAGAAAGATTCATGGAGACGGACACTTTCGGTGTTCCAAAGGAGAGTTTTGTCTACGAGGGAATTCCGGGAAAAGGAAGTGCCATGAAGGCCATCATGGAGTTTTCTCTTGAGCAGGGAGCGCAGACGGTGGTGTTTCTTGACTCCGACCTGAGAAGCGTGAAACCGTGGTGGGTGGAAAGACTTGCAGGACCAATACTGAGAGGAGAGGCAGACTACGTCACACCGTTTTATCTGAGACACAGATTCGATGGCACGATCACAAACAACGTCTGTTTTCCCATGACGTCTGCTCTTTACGGAAAGAAGGTGAGACAGCCCATCGGGGGAGACTTCGGTGTTGGAAAAAAACTCCTTGAGATTTACTTAGAAAAACCGGAAGAGACGTGGAAAACGGACGTTGCAAGATTCGGTATCGATATCTGGATGACCACAACCGCCATAAACGAATCTGGAAGGATCCTTCAGGCGGCCCTCGGTACCAAGATCCACGATGTCAAGGATCCCGGAAAACACCTCAAGGGAATGTTCCTTCAGGTGGTGGGAACACTCTTTGAGTTGATGGTCACCTATCAGAACAGATGGATGAGTGTGTGGAACATTGAAGATGTGCCCATTTACGGTGAAACACCAGAAGAAGAAATTCCACCGATGACCATAGATGTGGACAATCTAAAAAAACTCGCAAAAGAAACACTGGTTGTACCAGAATACGTGAACGAGAGTGCCGTAAGAGAAGTGAAAGAAGATGGCACACTCAGCCTCAATTCCTGGGTTGATCTTCTCTACAGAAGTGCCGTTCAATACAGAAAGACGAGGGACAAAACGGTGGTGGAGAACCTTCTGCCGTTTTACTTTGCAAGAACCGCCAGGTTCGCAGAAGAGGTAAAATCTCTATCGGACGAAGAGGCCGAAAGGTACGTTTACGAGCAACTCGGGGTATTTCTGGAAAGGAAACGCCTGTTGAAGGAGGAGTGGGAGGTTGAAGATAAAGGATAGGATACTGAACATATACACACAGTTCAGCCCCGCCGAGCGGAGGGTGGCTGATTACATCCTGGAAAAACCGGATGATGTCATACACTACTCGATCACGGAGTTTGCAAAGATCGTGGGTGTGAGTGAAACCACGATTCACAGGGTGATCAAAAAACTCGATTTCGACGGCTATCAGGCCTTCAAGATCACCCTGGCAAGAGAGTTGAGCGGTATAGAAGAGGAGATAGAAAGACACGATTTCATAGATGAGGAAATAGAGATACTGAAACGTCTGAAGAACACACTGAACATGAAGGATGTAGAGCAGGCGGTGGAGTGGATCCTCTCAGCCCGGCGGGTGCTCTTTTTTGGAGTCGGACTTTCTGGGGTGGTATCAGAGTATGCGAGTTTGAAGTTTTCGCTCCTTGGTTTCCACACGTTCTTTTCCAACGACCCACACGTTCAGGTGATAGAGGCGGTGAACCTCACAGAGGAGGATCTGGTGATTTCGATCAGCCACACCGGAAACATAAGGGACACGGTGAAATCCACCCAGGTGGCAAAGGACATGGGAGCGAAAACGATTGCCATCACAACGAACAAAGACTCTGAACTGGCAAAGGTGGCCCACCTCGTTCTTCAGAGCCCTCCTGTGAAGTACGATACCTACGAGTTTTTGAGGGAAAACATCGGTGAAATCGCCGTTGTGGACGTTCTCTTCAAAGAGACCTTCCAGAGGATCTATCAGGAGAGAAAAAAGCACTTTGAAAACCTGGAGGATGTGTTCAAACCGAAGAGATTTTGAGATTTCGTCTTCCAATCCAGAATAATCTCGGATAGTTGGCTTTAAAAACCGAAAATCAAGAAAAATGACACTTGACTTTACAGAAGGGAAGATGATACATTTTTTCTGAAGGAGTTATAAATAAGTACAGATTACTAATTAACGGAGGGGATTCATATGAGAAAACTTGTGTTCTCATTTTTGATTGTGACATTGCCCATCGTCCTCTTTGCAAACAGTGATTTCGTGAAAGTGGAAAACGGCAGGTTCATACTGAACGGAGAAGAGTTCAGATTCGTTGGAAGCAACAACTACTACATGCACTACAAGAGCAATCGAATGATAGACAGTGTCCTTGAAAGTGCAAAAGCCATGGGGGTGAAGGTGCTCAGAATCTGGGGATTCCTCGATGGTGAGAGTTACTGCCGTGACAAGAACACCTACATGCACCCCGCACCGGGAGTATTTGGATTGCCAGAGGGTACGAACGCTCAGGACGGTTTTGAAAGACTCGACTACACGGTAGCGAAAGCAAAAGAACTGGGCATAAAGCTCATAATCGTTCTTGTGAACAACTGGGACGACTTCGGTGGAATGAATCAATACGTGAGATGGTTTGGGGGCATCCATCACGATGACTTCTACAGGAACGAGAAGATCAAAGAAGAATACAAAAAGTACGTGTCTTTCCTCATAAACAGGGTGAACACCTACACGGGTGTTCCTTACAGGGAAGAGCCCACCATCATGGCATGGGAACTGGCGAACGAGCCCAGGTGTGAAACGGACAAGTCTGGTAACACACTCGTTGAATGGGTAGAGGAGATGAGTGCTTACATAAAGAGTCTGGATCCAAACCACCTGGTTGCCGTGGGAGACGAGGGATTCTTCAACAACTACGAAGGCTTCAGACCTTACGGTGGAGAGGCTGAGTGGGCCTACAACGGATGGTCCGGTGTTGACTGGAAGAGACTTCTGGAGATAGAGACGGTGGATTTTGGTACGTTCCATCTCTACCCCTCCCACTGGGGTGTGAGCCCTGAAAACTACGCACAGTGGGGGGCAAAGTGGATAGAAGATCACATAAAGATCGCAAAAGAGGTTGGAAAACCCGTCGTTCTGGAAGAGTACGGTATTCCCAAAAGTGCCCCGGTCAACAGGGTTGCCATTTACAAATTGTGGAACGATCTGGTCTACAACCTCGGTGGAAACGGTGCCATGTTCTGGATGCTCGCAGGAATCGGTGAAGGATGGGACAGAGACGAAAAGGGTTACTACCCCGATTACGACGGCTTCAGAATAGTGAACGATGAAAGTGAAGAGGCAAAGTTGATCAGAGAGTACGCGAAACTGTTCAGCACGGGTGAGGATACGAGGGAAGATACCTGCATGTTCATCACACCAAAGGATGGTCAGGAGATCAAAAAGACTGTGAAGGTGAGAGTGGGTGTCTTCGACTACAGCAACACGTTCAAAGGAATTTCCGTCGGGGTTGAAAATCTGCTCTTTGAAGATGAGATAAAACATCTCGGATATGGAGTTTACGGATTCGAATTTGACACAACGCGGATTTCAGACGGAGAACACGAGATGTTCCTTGAGGCACATTTCAGGGGAGAAACGGTGAAAGACACAATCAGGGTGAAAGTTGTGAACAGAGCGCAGTATGTACTCGCAGAAGAAGTGGATTTTTCCAGACCCGAAGAAGTCAAGAACTGGTGGAACAGCGGAACATGGCAGGCTGAGTTCAAAACACCCGATATAG is a genomic window containing:
- a CDS encoding carbohydrate ABC transporter permease; this encodes MRGKWIPFLLILPAVLYLVVLMGYPLFETFRLAFTSNEGFFGNFKRLMESGEFWNAMKNTLLLTAVIVPAQLILALGLALFVNWKFRGYTMILYFIAIPLALSDVTAALMSYTIFSPNGYLNKILMSLNLIERPLYFFGYMFKAREFWVIALTEIWRATPLVFIIILAGLQSINREYLEAADLFGFSRWKKFTKIILPLLKPSIMSALLLRTLFAFQIFGVVWLLAGRDIPVLAGETYYWYTFMNDPKMASAYALVIALVTIIVSWFYITFLRAKHLEGAR
- the mggS gene encoding mannosylglucosylglycerate synthase — protein: MKIALLHYRGGLMDGVSLEMEKWKKVLTRMGHEVHIVAGNRKEGVDVVVEEIGFENPDFAMMNRNFFGGVTDFSNEEDFLSFMKKKEEELFHTLSEVLEDYDLVVPNNIWSLGLFPPLGLALSKLKKKFIAHHHDFWWERKHLIPKSERLREILERHFPPDLPNVKHVVINSIAKKELQKRKGIDPVVVPNVMDFERPLTSEDMYHRMREELGIDPGTIVALQATRIDKRKAIELSIDVVALLKRTLKRKTPLYNGSVFSGEIVLVFSGLCEDVSYLEELKEYASLKSVPLLIFSERVKEDTSFFWKLYNVADFVTYPTILEGWGNQLLEAIAAKKPVVLFEYEVFRSDIKPVGLRYISLGERFFRRENLVKVEESVLQKAVEELSKLLCDPSLYRETVEHNFEVGKKHFSLERLKEILSREVLV
- a CDS encoding glycosyl transferase, whose amino-acid sequence is MKVVVGIPSFNNAETISHVAKVAAKGIMEFFDGDGMIVNSDGGSSDGTRERFMETDTFGVPKESFVYEGIPGKGSAMKAIMEFSLEQGAQTVVFLDSDLRSVKPWWVERLAGPILRGEADYVTPFYLRHRFDGTITNNVCFPMTSALYGKKVRQPIGGDFGVGKKLLEIYLEKPEETWKTDVARFGIDIWMTTTAINESGRILQAALGTKIHDVKDPGKHLKGMFLQVVGTLFELMVTYQNRWMSVWNIEDVPIYGETPEEEIPPMTIDVDNLKKLAKETLVVPEYVNESAVREVKEDGTLSLNSWVDLLYRSAVQYRKTRDKTVVENLLPFYFARTARFAEEVKSLSDEEAERYVYEQLGVFLERKRLLKEEWEVEDKG
- a CDS encoding MurR/RpiR family transcriptional regulator, with amino-acid sequence MKIKDRILNIYTQFSPAERRVADYILEKPDDVIHYSITEFAKIVGVSETTIHRVIKKLDFDGYQAFKITLARELSGIEEEIERHDFIDEEIEILKRLKNTLNMKDVEQAVEWILSARRVLFFGVGLSGVVSEYASLKFSLLGFHTFFSNDPHVQVIEAVNLTEEDLVISISHTGNIRDTVKSTQVAKDMGAKTIAITTNKDSELAKVAHLVLQSPPVKYDTYEFLRENIGEIAVVDVLFKETFQRIYQERKKHFENLEDVFKPKRF
- a CDS encoding alpha-mannosidase, whose translation is MKEKVIVHNHWDREWFTTSEVTSRWLGEFFFRVKDLSERNPDFVYVMDGQTAVIEDLLTENPQVEEDLKKLVEEGKLLIGPYYTQIDWRIPKEPSILKNLEIGLKDSERFGKCMKVGWLLDNFGHISQGPQLHRLFGIEKVFLWRGVSFENDEISQEFLWKGSDGTAVQAIFLVGGYRNLYNLKETKEMAEKRLKHEKKKLERFSRSGEVLLLDGYDIDLSPEDPQEYLRIKIVSPEDFPERFPGDVPVLSGELLSGRYACTFPGTLSTRVYLKLESDLIEDLLKLEDILSALNGEKPQEILWREYLKTLAHDNICGVCVDPVHEKMGRTYRKMYFLLKRSVEEKLKELSGKARLKSGLYVFSLSPFPYNHWYCDGERTVRLRTDGAGFFRAETASQKRESNKALSWKNDYYEAHFEKDGSLLLNGKRAGVLNLFEEKGDTYSTFVEKTDFSVILRRLEIVSRTEHSMVVEMERSVQSHLCHVETKERIVFDETPLVKWNLVLDTKGKNYKLSMSYETGTGEIFAKMPFDVVKRKEKDDCLLPESLPESLKGILLAARETGVVREFPFQGFVSIYDGKMSKTFLAKGLREYWMENKRVHVTLVRSIEWIAKDVKGRVGDAGPMMYVPGAKCEGSFSMRLSFMELESHPRSEEFFRWYTLFDCPPLFLEIESDGEESERVLFKSKLPWVGVKDSSLWVFNPYLEEVEGLKPLQIGTRRIEPLSGAVRPSELSILNFPEFPVLRLESSPEDEAVDLLKKTISELDAEASRLSGKDDVKSKHRYFSLLRTKKEMELSLFHLQSEEKLARELNELRMKRRTYDYLLELFESEEKA
- a CDS encoding glycoside hydrolase 5 family protein; its protein translation is MRKLVFSFLIVTLPIVLFANSDFVKVENGRFILNGEEFRFVGSNNYYMHYKSNRMIDSVLESAKAMGVKVLRIWGFLDGESYCRDKNTYMHPAPGVFGLPEGTNAQDGFERLDYTVAKAKELGIKLIIVLVNNWDDFGGMNQYVRWFGGIHHDDFYRNEKIKEEYKKYVSFLINRVNTYTGVPYREEPTIMAWELANEPRCETDKSGNTLVEWVEEMSAYIKSLDPNHLVAVGDEGFFNNYEGFRPYGGEAEWAYNGWSGVDWKRLLEIETVDFGTFHLYPSHWGVSPENYAQWGAKWIEDHIKIAKEVGKPVVLEEYGIPKSAPVNRVAIYKLWNDLVYNLGGNGAMFWMLAGIGEGWDRDEKGYYPDYDGFRIVNDESEEAKLIREYAKLFSTGEDTREDTCMFITPKDGQEIKKTVKVRVGVFDYSNTFKGISVGVENLLFEDEIKHLGYGVYGFEFDTTRISDGEHEMFLEAHFRGETVKDTIRVKVVNRAQYVLAEEVDFSRPEEVKNWWNSGTWQAEFKTPDIEWNGEVGNGALQMNVVLPGKGDWEEVRVVRKFDQLPVCEILEYDIYIPDVEGLTGRLRPYAVLNPGWVKIGLDMNNTSIDSGELVSFDGKKYRKFHVRIEFDKTPGVNELHIGVVGDHLEYDGPIFIDNVRLYKKSS
- a CDS encoding ABC transporter ATP-binding protein, whose translation is MAQVRIEGAKKYFGNVKALDGIDLTVNEGEFLVLLGPSGCGKTTLLRCIAGLEQVTEGRIFFNDREVTNLAPKDRNISMVFQSYAVWPHMKVRDNIGYPLKLKKVPKEEIERRVNWAADLLHISELLDRYPAQLSGGQRQRVAVARAIVHEPEVLLMDEPLSNLDALLRVKMRSELKKLQERIGVTTIYVTHDQTEAMTMGDRIAVMNQGKLQQVGTPSEIYHHPVNIFVAGFVGSPQMNFLEMEVKSRGTSIFLEKDAISIPLKTDPKISRVVLGIRPENVYLEERPNTVRLEGEVYFAEKLMSDTILHLNVGTEKIVAKIPGDVDFKSGEKVEFFIDPEKIHLFHPETGERLS
- a CDS encoding carbohydrate ABC transporter permease codes for the protein MMRRFFIVFLSVIVSLWFLTPVFFIVLASLTPSSDYYDPHRIFPSSLTLDHLYKLFVTLGGGKATLTSIQVALVSIGISFLLGLPAGYALTRYVFPGKNAIRLSMLMTRSIPLIVVAVPLVVLYMRLNLADTTLGVALAHASMILPFVVLITSSVFSGISVEYEEAGMVFGLSRFQAFLRITLPLALPGLAASAIFAFIMSWNEVFASSILTLTNRTLPAHILNTAMASPDYFKFAAGTIMAIPAMVFIFFIRKYLVSMWGITLK